The Glycine soja cultivar W05 chromosome 4, ASM419377v2, whole genome shotgun sequence genomic sequence aataaattatttatatattatattaatttgaatatgttataattttgaatcaaaatatattaatgttattaattaatccaaattaaaatacatattactcctaattaatttaaattaaatattttaaaaaataaatgattgaaaatttttattttatatttaaaataattttttacgacacttaataaaatatgtattttccataaaaaaatagaattatgtattttaacatataagtcaatcaaatcaaaataattttttgttaatttattatacaaataaaagatatttctatttttttctaaattttaaattttcttatgtcgatattaactttttttttctcattttacatATAACTTATTTAGTTATTGATACATATAGTTACTCAAGATTGAATTATCTTCAAAGATATGTCCCTTCTCATTTTTTCCTTGAGTGCCTTTCATTCTTAAACTctgtttcaattaaaaaaatagaaatattagaTACTAATCATTTTCATGATTATTTATAGTGATTGTGAAATTATGTTCAATCACAAGATATTATaaagattgatttttgaatGTCATAGttgtcttaaaattattttatatgtaaacAATTGTGCATAAATTATTAAGTGTGCAAATAAATGTGAAACTAacacataaagaaaaaatagtgaAGAATACTAAAGAAAGTTATTATTCAGAATTAACAAAGATATTTATTCAAAAggcttaaatgtaattttgattttcttattttgttaaatctaCAATTatgtttcctctattttaaataaagACAGCTGATCtctcttgttctaatttttttttattcctttattttaaaataaagacatttggtcctcttattttaaataaattataattttagtcaaaTCCTCAATTTTACACgcggattattttttttattttgatacggTTGAACCTTAGACCTAACATATTCATTTAAGGtatcataaaaaaactaatttaattaattacaatgtaagaaataaaaaataaaatatagataaaattgaagattgaaccaaaattgtatattttttaaattaagatcaaaattgtgaattttctaaaataaaatgatcaaatatctttattcaaaatgaaaagacCAAAATTTTTAGATCGTGCAaaataaaggaatcaaaattacatttaagtttattcaaaattgtgtataaaatatttttagtaatattatattcattactggtaatatttttttattatttgcatTCGTTagtaaaaatttagtttattattattgttattattattattattattattaagtctGCAGTAAGAAAGtataatatgtataattattataaatcatttttaattattttcactattataattttaaaaaaatcttattaccattaattattatgattacattataattattatatactttaaaatgaattttctttcaaatgaaaaatcaaatgaatttaTTGTTTAAAGCTGTTGAGAATGTCATGTACAAACAttcctattaaaaatattttcgtaTGTATTATTACAGATGAGTCTACGGAAATATAATTGACTTGTATATATACATGGCAAAGCGGTACTAACACGGGTAAGCAATAAGCATTATATAATTCGTGTTTCTCATCTAACGCtgtcttggccttttcctttctcCTTCGCATCGTGAACTTTCCGATGCCATTTACATATGCAAATTGAATAATCCGCCATTTATATATCACAACAAGATATAAAAACACCACCCCCCACAAAGTTACACACAATTAGCCCACGACCCTGAACGAACATATTTAATCTTGTGCAGAACAATTTCACAAGTGTTATTTTGAGTCAATTTTCTTAGTTGTGATAATATGAGGGTGAACACAGAGTTTGAGCGCGTTCTTAAGTATTTCAATGAAGATGGGGATGGTAAGATTTCCCCATCTGAGCTTAGGAACCGGCTAGGCATGATGGGTGGTGAGTTATTGTTCAAAGACGCTGAAAAGTTGATTGAGGAATTGGATTCTGACGGTGATGGGCTTTTGAGTTTGGAAAATTTTGTGAAGATAATGGAGGATGCTGGGGAAGAGAAGTTGAAGGATTTGGCAGAGGCTTTTGAGATGTACCGTAACACTGAAATGTATGGGTTTATAACAACCAAAAGCTTGCAAAGGATGCTGCGTAGGTTAGGAGAATCAAAATCCATGGAGCAATGCACAACTATGATTGACCACTTTGATTTGAATGGAGATGGCCTGCTTGTAAAACAATTAAGGTTTTCTAGATTATTAATTATAGGAAATTAACATGATCTTAAAAtgtatgattctcacaaataataaataaacaaataatgggTACCTTTTTTCCTAGGAAAGCTTCTTTCCggtggtgtactttgatttccttggaagaggagagaaataaaatttcactcCCTTGACTATTCTGTCTGTTTCTCTGCGTTTGTGATGACTATAAatgagagagaacactttttTTGTCAGGAAGGAAACCTTATTTCAAGTTACTTGGTATtaaccccttttataaccactactcccatcaagtagtaGTTACCTCTAGAAATTTCTCCTATTTaatccaattacaatttagttcttaattattaattatttatttattagtccctacataagtcacatgcttctcacatgagacattaattctaacattctcccacttggctcatgtgacactactaaacattatggactaaataaataaatagattaaactaaCATAATGTGCATTAAAAAATGACCGAATCgttctatacattgggtacatcataatttcatgattaagaatacgGACAAATTCGAGTCATGAAGGTTGTACATCACCTAATCGATATAGTtccttccatgtactacaaattagtcttctccttaatatgatcataagttaggagtacataattggtccaacataatgtctttattcaagacaaccctgttaacattactctaacataaacatgcatgcaaacatagagaacaagtaataaaaaacatatcataattgagctcagagtgtcattaaaaatagataaggtaaattacacttaatgatcatcaataacaataatgctcatactttcaacatgttctataaatgtcttgggcggtaattccttattcaaagggtcaactatcataaagtttgtgctaatatgttctattgacactctttatttctgaacttcttccttcacaACAAAGTACTTCAACTTCATATGCTTAACACCCTTAAAGTACTTGTCGTTCTTAGAGAAAATACTGTTGCAGAGTTGTATCAATACATTTTCTGCGGCCTAGCAATACTGTCGACAATTCtaagccctgaaataaagttccgcAACCAATTATCCTGAATTGTAGTCTCAAAACATACTACAAATTTATCTTCC encodes the following:
- the LOC114409492 gene encoding probable calcium-binding protein CML25/26 translates to MRVNTEFERVLKYFNEDGDGKISPSELRNRLGMMGGELLFKDAEKLIEELDSDGDGLLSLENFVKIMEDAGEEKLKDLAEAFEMYRNTEMYGFITTKSLQRMLRRLGESKSMEQCTTMIDHFDLNGDGLLVKQLRFSRLLIIGN